Proteins from a single region of Limibacter armeniacum:
- a CDS encoding glycosyl hydrolase family 95 catalytic domain-containing protein, with product MLRNIFLVVISSLVLCASSTFAQMHDTPEKGFTSWLPAAQWEDALLTGNGTLGAMVMGDPFEETIILNHALLFLPNEGPVTPPNMANHLEEIRQLQLDGKWEEAARMGVQLWEEAGYGAKKWTDPFVPAANLNFEMPASNIKEYRRMVNYETAEAIVQWKDQKGKFERSTFASRKDSVLVTRVTGTAPIDLDVNLVKHPHAWNQSEFISSVIKEANTTVEDDQYLHFHVTYNKPHQNSPLGYDGVARFEVKGGSLEFNGNRAVIRNAEEVLIYVDIKPYYTEDNSASLAGLKKTISAVSTSYDKLIESQLESHGRLFGNMKLDLKPTEEEQAMTSETLVLTAKKKTSAGIIQRQFEAARYNIICATGTNPPNLQGIWSGTWTPPWSSDFTHDGNVEVAVSHYLNGNMPELMLSYFDYHERMLEQYRINARQFYGAKGIHVPSHTSTHGLNNHYDETWTMEYWNGGAAWTASFFYDYYLYTGDVEFLKERAFPFISEALAFWEDFLVLGEDGMYMVNPSYSPENNPLEHRWQNCINATMDIVLVKELLRNWIASAKVLGVSKNEIRKKENMMALLPPYQINEADGTIREWLWDGFSENQSHRHASHLYGLYEMPDMDLLTDPTLKAAAAKTIEERMKIRKQHHGGEMSFGMCLMGNSAVTLRDKENTSEVLEYLSMYYWTKGMGTTHNPGNLFNMDISGGFPSLITRMLVNGRPGHIDVFPALPDDWKNGSVEGVLVRGQVEVNKLEWTEKEVDLSFTSGKDQELTLDFGVEANGKKVKVSGAKLLENQGGTIKVKVQGGVKVEVVWE from the coding sequence ATGTTACGTAATATATTCTTAGTCGTTATCAGCAGTTTGGTCTTATGTGCATCAAGCACTTTTGCCCAAATGCATGATACTCCTGAAAAGGGTTTTACAAGTTGGCTGCCTGCCGCACAGTGGGAAGATGCCCTGCTGACTGGTAATGGTACTTTAGGAGCGATGGTCATGGGTGATCCTTTTGAGGAAACAATTATCCTGAACCATGCTTTGTTGTTCCTACCTAATGAGGGGCCTGTAACTCCTCCAAATATGGCTAACCACTTGGAAGAAATCCGTCAGCTTCAGCTGGATGGTAAGTGGGAAGAAGCAGCCAGAATGGGCGTTCAGCTTTGGGAAGAGGCAGGTTACGGTGCTAAGAAGTGGACTGATCCATTTGTACCTGCGGCAAACTTGAACTTTGAGATGCCAGCTTCTAATATAAAAGAGTACCGCAGAATGGTTAACTATGAAACTGCAGAAGCTATTGTGCAGTGGAAAGACCAAAAGGGTAAGTTTGAGCGTAGCACTTTTGCCTCAAGAAAAGATAGCGTACTGGTAACCAGAGTGACAGGTACAGCCCCAATCGATTTGGATGTAAACCTTGTAAAGCACCCACATGCATGGAACCAGAGTGAGTTTATCTCATCTGTAATCAAGGAAGCCAATACGACTGTTGAGGATGACCAGTATCTGCATTTTCACGTGACTTATAACAAACCTCATCAAAACTCACCTTTGGGTTATGATGGCGTTGCCCGTTTTGAGGTAAAAGGAGGTTCACTGGAGTTTAATGGTAACAGAGCCGTTATCCGCAATGCGGAAGAAGTGCTGATCTACGTAGATATCAAGCCATACTATACAGAAGATAACAGTGCCTCATTGGCAGGATTGAAAAAGACAATCTCAGCTGTATCTACTTCTTATGACAAACTGATTGAAAGTCAGCTGGAAAGTCACGGTAGACTTTTCGGTAACATGAAGCTTGACCTGAAACCAACTGAGGAAGAGCAGGCAATGACTTCAGAAACATTGGTACTGACAGCAAAAAAGAAAACATCTGCGGGTATTATCCAAAGACAGTTTGAAGCTGCCAGATACAATATCATTTGTGCAACAGGAACCAACCCTCCAAACCTGCAAGGTATCTGGAGTGGTACTTGGACACCACCTTGGTCATCAGACTTTACACATGATGGCAACGTTGAAGTAGCCGTTTCACATTACCTGAATGGCAATATGCCTGAGCTAATGCTGTCTTACTTTGATTACCATGAACGTATGTTGGAGCAGTACCGCATCAATGCCAGACAATTCTATGGAGCAAAAGGTATCCACGTTCCTTCCCATACCAGTACTCACGGTCTCAATAACCATTATGACGAGACATGGACAATGGAATACTGGAACGGTGGTGCAGCATGGACTGCCTCATTCTTCTACGACTACTACCTGTACACAGGTGATGTGGAGTTCCTGAAGGAAAGAGCATTTCCGTTTATTTCAGAGGCATTGGCTTTCTGGGAAGACTTCCTTGTTTTGGGGGAAGACGGGATGTATATGGTAAACCCTTCTTACTCTCCTGAGAACAATCCATTGGAGCACAGATGGCAAAACTGTATCAATGCGACCATGGATATTGTATTGGTAAAAGAACTGTTGAGAAACTGGATTGCTTCAGCAAAAGTATTGGGTGTAAGCAAGAATGAAATCCGCAAGAAGGAAAACATGATGGCATTGTTGCCGCCATACCAGATCAATGAAGCGGATGGTACGATCAGGGAGTGGTTGTGGGATGGTTTTTCTGAGAACCAGTCACACCGTCATGCAAGCCACCTGTACGGATTGTATGAAATGCCTGATATGGACCTATTGACAGACCCTACACTGAAAGCGGCAGCGGCAAAGACCATTGAAGAAAGAATGAAAATCCGTAAGCAACACCACGGAGGTGAAATGTCTTTCGGTATGTGCCTGATGGGTAACTCAGCTGTAACATTGAGAGACAAGGAGAACACTAGTGAAGTATTGGAATACCTGTCCATGTATTACTGGACAAAAGGAATGGGTACTACCCATAATCCTGGCAACTTGTTCAATATGGATATCAGTGGTGGTTTCCCTTCATTGATTACCAGAATGCTGGTGAACGGTAGACCAGGTCATATTGATGTTTTCCCTGCTTTACCTGATGATTGGAAAAACGGTTCAGTAGAAGGAGTGC